The sequence below is a genomic window from Leisingera sp. M658.
ATCACCCCGGCCTCCGAGCAGCTGGGGGCAAGACCGGGCGCCGGTGCCTCGGGGAAAATGCACTGGTAGCAGGGTCCGCCTTTGGCCGGGTGAAAAACGCTCAGCTGGCCTTCCCATTGCGACAGCGCACCAGAGATCAGCGGCTTGCCCAGCGCCACGGCAGTGCGGTTGGCGAGATAACGGGTTTCGAAATTGTCGGTGCCGTCAAGGATCAGATCATACTCTGCAAACAGCTCCTCCGCGGCCTCCAAGGTCAGGCGCCGGTTATAAGGGCGCACGTCGACATAAGGGTTCTGCGCCTGCATCGCGGCCTGGGCTGAAAACACCTTGGGCTTGCCGATGTCTGCGTCGCGATGGATCACCTGTCGCTGCAGGTTGGCATTATCGACCACGTCATCGTCGATCACCCCGATTGTGCCCGCGCCGGCGGCAGCCAGATACTGCAGCGCAGGCGCGCCCAGCCCGCCGGCACCGATCACCAGTACCTTGGCCTGCTTCAGCTTCTTTTGTCCCGCCCCGCCCAGTTCCCGCAGGACAATATGGCGGGCATAGCGGTCAAGCTCGCTTTCGGTAAAGGTACTGACAGGCTGACTCATGTTCGTTTCCTGAGGCTGGGCGCGGGTCTTCAGGGCGGCCACGATACGCGCATAGATACCAGCCACAATGGCAAAACCGCCCAAGAGCAGCCAAGGCGCTGCCGAGCCCCCGGTGCCCTCCCGCAAACCGTGCCCGTCCGGCAGGGTCAGCTGCACCGCCAGTACAGCCGCAAACAGCACTGCCAGCAAACCTAAACGCAGATTGCGCGGCAGGCCAAGGAACCGCCCGCCCCACCAGATCAGCGCTGCCAGGATCAGAATGCGCAGCATCAGCCGCGCCCGGTCGAACCAAAGCCGCCATCGCCGCGGGTGGTGCCGGAGAGTGCTTCCGCACGCTCAAACCGGGCTTGAAGCACCGGCGCCACAACCATCTGCGCGATGCGTTCG
It includes:
- a CDS encoding HesA/MoeB/ThiF family protein, whose translation is MLRILILAALIWWGGRFLGLPRNLRLGLLAVLFAAVLAVQLTLPDGHGLREGTGGSAAPWLLLGGFAIVAGIYARIVAALKTRAQPQETNMSQPVSTFTESELDRYARHIVLRELGGAGQKKLKQAKVLVIGAGGLGAPALQYLAAAGAGTIGVIDDDVVDNANLQRQVIHRDADIGKPKVFSAQAAMQAQNPYVDVRPYNRRLTLEAAEELFAEYDLILDGTDNFETRYLANRTAVALGKPLISGALSQWEGQLSVFHPAKGGPCYQCIFPEAPAPGLAPSCSEAGVIGPLPGVVGSMMAVEAVKQITGAGAVLQGEMLIYDGLYGETRKIRMARRQDCPVCGSAGHS